In a single window of the Anguilla rostrata isolate EN2019 chromosome 4, ASM1855537v3, whole genome shotgun sequence genome:
- the LOC135252260 gene encoding mitofusin-1-like, with the protein MNTEKHFFHKVNERLSKPNIFILNNRWDASASEPEYMEDVRKQHTDRCVSFLVEELKVVDRQQAPDHIFFVSAKEVLNSRMQRAQGMPEAGGALAEGFQERLKEFQSFERTFEECISQSAVKTKFEQHTIRAQQIAETVKGIMDAIDIASAEKRVHSLEEREYQMDRLEFVRNQLNLLTEDIKKRITSVTKEVKEKVSNAMADDICHLSVLVDEFHSDFHPSPQELNLYKSELLRHIEEGMGKNLAFRCSSAINASVQASQKDMMDCVKPLLPPAVQSQLHMLIPSRRFDLSYDLNCGSLCSDFQENIEFQFSLGWTALVKRFLGPANAKQALMLVNHNLQVPRPVTTPHTPSTPAGPRPQGSVVSQEELMLTMASGLASLTSRTSMSMVIVGGVVWRGVGWRLIALSMSLYGLVYLYEKLTWTTKAKERAFKRQFVDYATEKLQPIVSFTSANCSHQVQQEMATNFAQLSQQVDQTQRELEGEISRLTAKIPWLETVHGRSKSLRHKATGLQTELDGFTAEYLHPPQ; encoded by the exons ATGGAGGAC GTGCGGAAGCAGCACACGGACCGCTGCGTCAGCTTCctggtggaggagctgaaggtAGTGGACCGGCAGCAGGCGCCCGACCATATTTTCTTCGTGTCGGCCAAAGAGGTGCTCAACTCCAGGATGCAGCGCGCCCAGGGGATGCCAGAGGCCG GCGGTGCTTTAGCCGAAGGATTCCAGGAGAGACTGAAGGAGTTCCAGAGTTTTGAGAGAACGTTCGAG GAGTGCATCTCGCAGTCGGCAGTGAAGACGAAGTTTGAGCAGCACACCATCAGAGCGCAGCAGATCGCCGAGACCGTCAAAGGCATCATGGACGCCATCGACATCGCCTCCGCTGAGAAGAG GGTGCATTccctggaggagagggagtaCCAGATGGACCGTTTGGAGTTTGTGCGTAATCAGCTTAACCTGCTGACTGAGGACATCAAGAAGAGGATCACATCTGTCACCAAGGAGGTGAAGGAAAAG GTGTCGAACGCCATGGCGGACGATATCTGTCACCTGTCGGTGCTGGTCGACGAGTTCCACTCGGActtccacccctctccccaaGAGCTCAATCTCTACAAATCT GAGCTGCTGAGGCACATAGAGGAGGGGATGGGGAAGAACCTGGCCTTCCGCTGCTCCAGCGCCATCAACGCGTCCGTGCAGGCCTCCCAAAAAGACATGATGG ATTGCGTGAagcctctgctgccccctgctgttcaGAGCCAGCTGCACATGCTCATTCCCTCCCGGAGGTTTGACCTCAGCTACGACCTCAACTGCGGCTCCCTGTGCTCGGACTTCCAGGAGAACATAGAATTCCAGTTCTCCCTGGGCTGGACCGCCCTGGTCAAGCGCTTCCTGGGGCCGGCGAACGCAAAGCAAGCTCTGATGCTCGTCAACCACAACCTGCAG GTTCCTCGTCCCGtgaccaccccccacaccccctcgaCCCCGGCAGGGCCACGCCCCCAAGGGAGCGTGGTCTCCCAGGAGGAGCTCATGCTGACCATGGCCTCTGGGCTGGCCTCTCTCACCTCCCGGACCTCCATGAGCATGGTCATCGTCGGAGGAGTG GTATGGCGTGGTGTCGGGTGGAGGCTCATCGCCCTGTCCATGAGCCTCTACGGCCTGGTCTACCTCTACGAGAAGCTGACCTGGACCACCAAGGCCAAGGAGCGGGCCTTCAAGCGGCAGTTTGTGGACTACGCCACCGAGAAGCTGCAGCCGATCGTCAGCTTCACCAGCGCAAACTGCAGCCACCAGGTCCAGCA GGAAATGGCCACCAACTTCGCCCAGCTGAGCCAGCAGGTGGACCAGACCCAGCGGGAACTGGAGGGCGAGATCAGCCGCCTCACTGCCAAAATCCCGTGGCTGGAGACGGTTCATGGCCGGTCCAAAAGCCTCAG ACACAAGGCTACGGGGCTGCAGACGGAGTTGGATGGTTTCACCGCGGAGTATTTGCACCCTCCGCAGTGA